The Syntrophorhabdaceae bacterium genome contains the following window.
ACGGAGGTTCTCTATGGCTAAGAAAAAGTTTGAGAGGACAAAACCCCACGTGAACATCGGAACGATCGGACATATCGATCACGGGAAGACGACCCTGACGTCTGCCATCACGAGGTGTCTTGCCA
Protein-coding sequences here:
- a CDS encoding GTP-binding protein, whose protein sequence is MAKKKFERTKPHVNIGTIGHIDHGKTTLTSAITRCLA